From a single Terriglobales bacterium genomic region:
- the rpsC gene encoding 30S ribosomal protein S3: MGQKVHPYGFRIGYTKPWKSRWFMTRDYAKMLLEDVKLKGELKEKLKSAGVSSIEVERPGNKLRIIIRTARPGIIIGRKGTEIDKLKGELQKRTNRDVYIDIQEVHKPELDAQLVSESIALQLEKRVGFRRAMRKSVDSALRFGCKGIKVRVSGRLNGNEIARSEWYLQGRLPLHTLRADIDYGFAEARTTYGVIGVKCWVYKGEILPTKKREPQTATAF, encoded by the coding sequence ATGGGACAAAAAGTCCATCCATACGGATTTCGGATCGGCTACACCAAGCCGTGGAAGTCGCGCTGGTTCATGACCCGCGATTACGCCAAGATGCTGCTGGAAGACGTCAAGCTGAAGGGTGAGCTGAAGGAGAAGCTCAAGTCGGCCGGCGTCAGCTCCATCGAGGTCGAGCGCCCCGGCAACAAGCTGCGCATCATCATCCGCACCGCCCGGCCCGGCATCATCATCGGCCGCAAGGGCACGGAAATCGACAAGCTCAAGGGCGAGCTGCAGAAGCGCACCAACCGCGATGTCTACATCGACATCCAGGAAGTGCACAAGCCCGAACTGGACGCGCAGCTGGTTTCCGAATCGATCGCGCTGCAGCTGGAAAAGCGGGTCGGCTTCCGCCGCGCCATGCGCAAGTCGGTAGATTCCGCCCTGCGCTTCGGTTGCAAGGGCATCAAGGTCCGCGTCAGCGGACGCTTGAACGGCAATGAAATCGCGCGCTCGGAGTGGTATCTGCAGGGCCGGTTGCCGCTGCACACCCTGCGTGCCGACATTGATTACGGGTTTGCCGAGGCGCGCACCACCTACGGCGTGATTGGCGTGAAGTGCTGGGTGTACAAGGGCGAAATCCTGCCCACCAAGAAGCGCGAGCCGCAAACGGCAACCGCGTTTTAG
- the rpmC gene encoding 50S ribosomal protein L29: MDAEKIRNLTDEELKQQERELNDQLFRLKFQLNMGQTESLKKIRGLRKDIARVKTISRQRQMAASEKS; encoded by the coding sequence ATGGATGCTGAAAAGATTCGCAATTTGACCGACGAAGAACTCAAGCAGCAGGAGCGCGAACTTAACGACCAGCTCTTCCGCCTGAAGTTCCAGCTCAACATGGGCCAGACGGAGAGCCTGAAGAAGATCCGCGGCCTGCGCAAGGACATCGCGCGCGTGAAGACGATCTCGCGCCAGCGCCAGATGGCCGCCTCGGAGAAGTCATAA
- a CDS encoding 50S ribosomal protein L23, protein MKSAYQIIRKPLITEKGLGVKETEATLVFQVAVKATKTEIKEAVQSIFKVKVDSVRTANFVGKERRRGKFTGYRPDWKKAYVRLKAGEKMPDYAQNL, encoded by the coding sequence ATGAAATCGGCTTACCAGATCATTCGCAAGCCGCTCATCACCGAGAAGGGCCTGGGCGTGAAGGAAACCGAAGCGACCCTGGTTTTCCAGGTGGCGGTCAAGGCGACCAAGACGGAGATCAAGGAAGCGGTGCAGTCCATCTTCAAGGTGAAAGTGGATTCGGTTCGCACCGCGAACTTCGTGGGCAAGGAACGACGCCGCGGCAAGTTTACCGGCTACCGCCCCGACTGGAAAAAAGCTTACGTGCGCCTGAAGGCGGGTGAAAAAATGCCCGACTACGCGCAGAACTTGTAG
- the rplP gene encoding 50S ribosomal protein L16 — MLMPKKVKYRKQQRGRMAGKAWRGSELSFGNYGLKVMECGHITDRQIEASRIAMTRFVKRGGKIWLRLFPDKPVTKKPAETRMGKGKGAPDHWVAVVRPGKILFEMEGVTPTEAREAMRLASHKLPLKTRFVQRDGSGTH; from the coding sequence ATGTTGATGCCCAAGAAAGTGAAGTACCGCAAACAGCAGCGCGGGCGCATGGCCGGCAAGGCCTGGCGCGGCAGCGAGCTGTCGTTTGGCAACTACGGCCTGAAGGTCATGGAGTGCGGCCACATCACCGACCGCCAGATCGAAGCCAGCCGTATCGCCATGACGCGTTTCGTCAAGCGCGGCGGAAAAATCTGGCTGCGCCTGTTCCCGGACAAGCCGGTCACCAAAAAGCCGGCCGAAACCCGCATGGGCAAGGGCAAGGGCGCGCCGGACCACTGGGTCGCCGTCGTCCGTCCGGGCAAGATCCTGTTCGAGATGGAAGGGGTCACCCCGACGGAAGCGCGCGAAGCCATGCGTCTGGCCTCGCACAAGCTTCCGCTGAAGACTCGTTTCGTGCAGCGCGACGGTTCGGGAACGCACTGA
- the rplV gene encoding 50S ribosomal protein L22 encodes MEFRSSARYVRVSPQKARLVLDLIKGRRVEDAMNTLTFTKKGIAPDVQKVLRSAIENANYLSGEKGVDVDVDNLFVLRAIANEGPRMKRIRPAPMGRAYRYQRRMAHIEITLAEKNRNGAAEEAGEQTPAAAARVRKPARRPVAKKKAPAKKTAGKGKKK; translated from the coding sequence ATGGAATTCAGAAGCTCGGCAAGATACGTGCGCGTTTCGCCGCAGAAGGCGCGTTTGGTACTCGACCTGATCAAGGGGCGCCGCGTGGAAGACGCGATGAATACGCTCACCTTCACCAAGAAGGGCATTGCGCCGGACGTGCAGAAGGTGCTGCGCTCGGCCATTGAAAACGCCAACTACCTGAGCGGCGAAAAGGGCGTGGACGTGGACGTGGACAATCTGTTCGTGCTGCGCGCCATCGCCAACGAAGGCCCGCGCATGAAGCGCATCCGCCCCGCTCCGATGGGACGCGCCTACCGCTACCAGCGGCGCATGGCGCACATCGAGATCACGCTGGCGGAGAAAAACCGCAACGGCGCCGCGGAGGAAGCGGGCGAACAGACCCCGGCAGCCGCCGCGCGTGTGCGCAAGCCGGCGCGCCGTCCGGTCGCGAAGAAGAAAGCGCCCGCCAAGAAAACGGCGGGAAAAGGAAAGAAGAAATAG
- the rplB gene encoding 50S ribosomal protein L2, with protein sequence MAIKTYRPVTSTLRFQTTLVNDELTTNRPHKALTESKQRTGGRRNQGDITSRFRGGGHKKKYRVIDFKREKAGIPATVTSIEYDPNRSARIALLSYADGEKRYILQPDGLKLGAKLLSGPDADILVGNALPLRNIPPGTTVHNVELRPGKGAQMARSAGAAAQLVAKEGDYALLKLPSGETRRVTVDCMATIGQVGNLDHENISIGKAGRTRWMGKRPHNRGVAMNPVDHPHGGGEGKTSGGRHPVTPWGQPTRGYKTRNNKRTEKFIVSRRGKK encoded by the coding sequence ATGGCGATCAAAACATACAGACCGGTTACTTCGACGCTGCGCTTCCAGACCACGCTGGTCAATGATGAGCTGACGACCAACCGGCCGCACAAGGCGCTGACCGAGAGCAAGCAACGCACCGGCGGCCGCCGCAACCAGGGCGACATCACCAGCCGGTTCCGTGGCGGCGGGCACAAGAAGAAATACCGCGTCATCGACTTCAAGCGCGAGAAGGCGGGCATTCCCGCCACCGTGACTTCGATCGAGTATGACCCGAACCGTTCCGCGCGCATCGCGCTGCTGAGCTACGCCGACGGCGAGAAGCGCTACATCCTCCAGCCCGACGGGCTGAAGCTGGGCGCGAAGCTGCTGAGCGGTCCCGACGCCGACATCCTGGTGGGAAACGCGCTGCCGCTGCGCAACATCCCGCCCGGCACGACGGTGCACAACGTCGAGCTGCGGCCCGGCAAGGGTGCGCAGATGGCGCGATCGGCAGGCGCGGCCGCGCAGCTGGTCGCCAAGGAAGGCGACTACGCGCTGCTCAAGTTGCCCTCGGGCGAAACCCGGCGCGTGACCGTCGATTGCATGGCGACGATCGGCCAGGTCGGCAACCTGGATCACGAGAACATTTCCATCGGCAAGGCGGGCCGTACCCGCTGGATGGGCAAGCGCCCGCACAACCGCGGTGTTGCCATGAACCCGGTGGATCACCCGCACGGCGGCGGTGAAGGCAAGACCTCCGGCGGACGTCACCCGGTCACGCCTTGGGGCCAGCCGACGCGCGGCTACAAGACTCGCAACAACAAGCGGACTGAGAAGTTCATCGTCAGCCGCCGAGGAAAGAAATAA